The DNA sequence CCGATGATCGAGCCGAAGGTTTCCCGAGAGGGATCCAATAATCGAACTGCATGACTTTGTTTAAAGGCCATGGCACATTAGTTATTAGTTCTTAATAAATTTCCCAGACACTTTGCCGCCGCGCTGGATGTGAATATATTTATAACTAATATTACCGTCAACTCTAGCCAAAGGACCAACATTCAAATCATCGCAGTTCACATCGCCATGAACTTGGCCTTTAATAACCAACTGATCTGAATTGAGCTCACCATCAACCTGCCCGCTAGAGTCGATTAATACTGATTTAGCGGTAATTTTTCCACGCACCGTTCCTGAGATATTTAGTACGCCATCAGAAGTGATGGTACCTTCAAAGATAAAACCTTCACTGATAATCGAAGGTTTATTAGAGAGTACGCTAGAACGGTTAGCAAAATCGGAGCGCATTGTCTGCTCAACAGCGGGAGCAAAATCTTCTTCCGCAGTGGTCTCCACTACCTGCGCTTCAATCTCTTGCGCAATAGGCTCTTCATTTTCTGTGCTGCTAGAGTTGGAATTTTTTGAAAAAATTGACATCGTTATTTTAGTAATTAACTAGTTAGATAAAAAATTAAGAATGGGGATTAAGGTTGTGCAAGTCACCATGTAGATGACCGCCCTTCTCAATTTCAATTTCAGAGTAATTGATTGAGCCGGTCACTTTTCCAGTAGAACGAATAATCAAACTACGAGTTGAAGAAATGTATTCATTTACTTCACCACGAATATCAATAGACTCACCGGTCAATTTTCCGCGCACAGTTCCTGTAGCCTCGATTAACACCTGCTTAGCAGTAAGCTCGCCCTCTACAGTTCCAGAAATAGACGCGATATCTGGGACCTCAAAATTGCCCTTTAGTACTACGCCCTCACCCACGAATAGGCAACCTAGTTGATTTACTTCAGCCATTCTTAGCACTCCTTAGCGCGCATTGTGTTTAATAAAGATTCTAGCGATTCTAGCAGTAGATCCTTGATTTTGGGCCTTAAAATACAAATATTGCTTACAAAATTCGTATTTCCACTTTGGGTATCAAAATGTCAATTTCCTACAAAAATATAGCCTTAGCTGCGTTAACGGCTTTTTTACTCAATCCATTTATTTCGGCTCATGCCAAATGGGCATTCCTGTCAAACGATAACCTTGGTAATGTCTACTATTACGAAGACAGCAAAACCGTCATAGATACCGCTGCTCAGGAAGTTAGTACCTGGCTTTTGATAAGTTACACCGAAACCTTGACAGCGCCAAATGGCCAGCCAACACAATCGGTCATTCAAGATATTTCCTATTCCTGCAGAACTGGCTATGAAAGCTATAAACAGTTTTATATTGGCTACTATTCCGGCCAAGAGGGGTCTGGAGTGAGTGTAGATCAGGCCGACACCTCAAATTCGGACTGGGAGCGGGTTATTCCTGACACGATGAGTTATGTAATTTACAAGTTCTTCTGCAAACCGCCCAAAACCCCAAATTAAACCCCAAATGTTACTAAATTACTGCTTTACCTCGGGAGAGGCATCAGCCGAACCGCTAGCTGCTGGCTTAGAAAAATAACTCATCGGGAAGGTAGATTCCGAGCCATAAGGACCCCTAATCCAGATTTGATCGTTGTACCGAACATAACAGCTGCGTGTCACAGTGCCCAGGGCATTAACTGAATAGGAAAAATACCAATTTGGCTCAACCTTGCCTGTCTCGGAGGTGCAAGGCTCGCCGGTGATATACAAAATATCGCTAAAGGAAGGCATCTGCCCAATGATGGCGGCTTTAGCAGGGGATGCTCCAACAATTAAAACCGCTCCCAATAGTCTGCATGCAGCTCGCAAGAAGTTGCAAAAGGGCGATATGAGGACAGGAGAGGTTTTCACAGATTTATCTTAGAGCTAAAATTGGCGATTTATAAGGTTATTATATGGCCTAACATTGCTTTACTGAAGATTTAATTTAAATAAATCAAATACTTATAGAATTTTAATGCAATTATTTTGGGTATCGGGCTCTACCGGGGCAATTCAACAAATTAACATTACCAAAGAGCGTCTGGTGCGCGTTGGGATGATTGTGATCGCTTCATTTTTAGCGTTAGGGATATTAATTTTTTCAACCGGCATTCACATAGCCCTGGAAGTGAACCCCGAATTTGCAAGAGAAGTGAGTGGCGTTGTAACGGTGAAAGAGCGCATGGCACTGGATGCCAGATACACTAAAGAATTTAACAAGATTCAAGGCGAGCTGGCTAAAGCTGCCATGCAATTTAATGAAATCAAGTCCATTAAAGATCGCTACTTAGCCATTTCCACACCTTACACAGCAAAAACGAAATTCACTGATTCAAGCAACCTGGGCGGTCCCTTAAAGCCTGTGAACTTTAAGCTGGAGCCTACTAAAAGCCTGGCTGAGAATTTTGAAGATGCCGTTAATAAATCCACTGAAATGGCCGAGATCTTTAATAAGTCCGCCCCTGAATGGGAAAAGCAATATCAGTGGTTACGCACCCTACCAATTGGCCCCCCGATTGATGCGCGCCTGGGCATGACTAGCAATTTTGGCGTGCGCGTAGACCCATTTACAAAGCAGCTCGCACAGCACTCAGGTGTTGACTTTGTTACGCCTGCTGGCACGCAGATCGTTGCTTCAGGTGACGGCACAGTGATCAAGGCTGGTTTAGACCCAGCCTATGGAAATTTTGTTGAAATTGCCCATGGTGATGGGTTTATTTCTAAGTACGCTCATAACAGTAAGCTTCTAGTCAAGATTGGCCAGGTCATTACTCGTGGTCAGCCCATTGCCTTATCGGGTTCTACAGGTCGCTCAACCGGTCCCCACCTACACTATGAAATCCATCAAAACAGTAACTACCTCAATCCGGCAAAAATCTTAGTCTACGCGCCGCCTTCAGCATATTGGTAAGCAGCTGAAATTTGCTTGCAATAGAATTTAGTAAAAACTACCAATAAAAAATCATCTACAAGCAGTAGTTAGAGACAACACAAGCTAGCAACCTCAAACTTGATTGGAGATGCTTTGACCCTGAATGCATGCGTGTGACGTGCAAAGTAATAGTGCTGATAAGCTAGCAATACATCGCAAGGCGCTAGAGAAACTAAGCTAGTTAATGTATAGTGAAATTAGTACTTTTTACTAAGACTCCAAGGAGAGGTGGCATGGCATTTCAATTGACGACATTTCGTAGCGCTGCCCTTTGCATTCTGATAGCACTTTTATGCGCCTGTAGCGCAAAAGAGGAGCAAGCCAAAACTGAGGTTTGGCTACCCGATACCAAAGTCGTCAAGATGCCAATGGAAGACTATGCTGGTATTCCATTTAACACCACACGCGAAGAGGCAAAAGAAAAATACAATTGCACTGCTTACGAGCTTTCCTTTAGCTGCAAGATGAAAAATGGCGATCAAGAAGAATCGATCTGGCTCATCTATAACGAGGCAGGTCGCCTGGTTCTCATGAAAAAAGAGTTGGGCTACTTCAAGAAAGATGTGGCTGACACCATTATTGAGCGCTTCACCATTAAGTATGGGCTGGACTACACCCCATCAGAAGGTCAAGAGAGCGCCTTTGCGGCCGGTATCAAGAAATCTAAAACTTACGTGTTTGGTGGCGGACAGGTCGCCTTTCAGGTTGGGCGCAGCTTAAATAATCGCAACGAATTAATGCTGGTCTATTTCTTCCCTGAAGATGTGGGAACTACTTTTGCAAAAAGCGTCATGAATTAAAGCATGGCTTTGCCAGGCTTGATTTGCTCACGTACAAAGTTCACTTCCGGCACTTGTGACTCTACCCCACCCGCTTCTTTAACTTCATAAGCCCAAGCCAAGATTTTCGCAATCGCTTCAAATAATGACATCGGGATCATTTCACCGATTTCTAGCTGGCTATAAAGATAACGAGCCAGAGGAGGGATCTCGGCTACTGGCACATCATGTTCACGCGCAACTTCTTTAATGCGCAGTGCGACTTGATCCACCCCCTTAGCCAAGACAATCGGTGCCGCCATTTTTTCGATGTCATAACGTAATGCAACAGCATAATGCTCTGGGTTAACCAAGACCACGTCAGCGCGCTCAATCGCGGACATCATTCGAGAAGAAGCAATTTGACGTTGACGCTGGCGCAGGCGTTGTTTGATTTCTGGAGAGCCCTCTGACTCTTTCATCTCCTGCTTCATTTCTTCAGGACTCATCCGAATTTGCTTACGGAAGTTAAACCACTGTAGCCAGCCATCTCCAATGGCAATTAGCATAAGAGGAATCATCAGCAATAGAAAACCATTGAGAATGAAGTAGGAAGTATGTAATAGGGCCGCATCAAAATCCTGACTCACAATCGAGCGGATATAAACAAACAGGCCGGATAAATATGCTAATCCAATACCAAGCACTAGAGCAGTTTTCAGAATATTTTTAACCAGTTCTGCCAGTGCATTTAAGGAAACCATCCTTCCAATGCCACTCATAAAATCGAGGCGACCTAAATCGAATTTGGGCGCAAAGTACGCCCGAAAGTTCACAAGCGATAAAGGTGCCAGAACCGCTACTAACCAGATGGGCAAAAAAATGAGTCCAAGCAAGCCCAATACAACTAACAAGGGCCCATTTAGCCACTCCTGAATGTGATCTAACAATTGAATGGGTTTAGAAAACTCAAAGCTAGATACAGTCATCATGACTAATTGCTTTAATAGCATTGGGCCAGCAGCAATCAGAAAGATTGCCAGCACCGTCAGCAACGCAAAGGTGGCAATATCTCTCGATTGCGGTAATTGACCTTGTTCGCGCGCGCGTAGTATTCGCCGCTCACTCGGTTCTAGCTCCCGTTCTTGGGCGTTATCGCCTGATTCTGCCAAAGCGCTACTCCATCTCTATAAACTACCTAACGAGAAGAATAAACGATTTAAAGCCCTGGCAAGACCCTAAGGTAGCTGCTTTTTCAATGCTTCCAATTGCTCGTTAGCCTTAGCCAGTTCTTCTGGGCTAAGCTTTGCCTTGATTGTCTTTGCTTCGGATTGCGCTATCGGATTGCCTGATTTGTTCGATAAACTCATCCAAACATAGGCTTTAACCAAGTCAACCGGGGTTTGATTACCCTCTTCATAAAGATGGGCTAAGTTATATTGCCCAGCCGCACTGCCTGCCATGGCCGCTTTTTCAAACCACTGAAAAGCCATAGCCTCACTATTTTCCAAATTAGGACTCTTTTGATAACGGACCCCAAGCTCTAGCATTGCTTGAATATTGCCCTTTTCGGCTGCACGATTCATCCAGACCCATCCTTGCTCAATATTCTTGGAAGTGCCAATGCCCTGGAGATACATGAGCGATAAATCATATTGAGCCTGATTGTCTCCAGCCTCAGAGAGTGCCTTAAATATTTGAAAGGCTTTGACGTAATCGCCCGCCTCATAAGCTGATCGGGCTTGACGATATTCTGAACAAGCTATGATGCAAACAAGCAGTCCAACAAAAAGTGGCACCCGCAGAGCTAGGTGCCAATTTAATAAACGCATGATGATTTACCTAGAGCGACTAAAGAGTGTCTCTTTACTTCTTAGCAGGAGGTAACTTATCTTTAGTAGCTGGGGGTGGCGCATCATCCTTTTCTTCTGGATCATCCTCAGGATTTTCGCCATCCTTATTGACCTTGAGGGCCGGCAAGGGTTGAGGCTCAACTCTATAGCTCGCCCCAAGATCCCCACCAATAAAGCGTGCAAACGAGCCAAAATAACGGCGGGTTAAGTCTGGGTAATAAGGATAGCCTGCTAAATAACCTTTGCTACGTATGCAAGAAGCTGTATTTAAACTGCCTTCACAACTGGCAATGGCTGAGAGTCTACCTACTTCAAACTGCTCACCCATCAGAAAAAAGGCAATGATCAATACCAATGGCAAGATAAACCATTTGAGCAGTTTTTTTAGCAATCGACCCGCTAATTCCATCTTTTCATTCATGCTATGAACTCTCCAATTAAACCGTTCTTAATGATGCTGCGCCTTTTTTGGTGCACTTTTTATTAAATCGTCAGGCAACTTGCGCCAATTAGCTATTGGCTCTTCATTGTGAAGCTTTGCGTACACCTGAACAATTCGTGAATCTGCTGGATTAGCATTTTCCTTCATGGCGTTATACATTTTGGCTCCATCAATCTTATTGCCCGCATCTAGATAAGCTATTGCAGCAGTGTAATAGTAATTTGTTGCCTTATCTTTACGAGGTGCACCTAAAATTGCCGAACTATAAATGTCGCCCAGATACTGATTCGCCCGTGCATTTTTTTGCTTTGCAGGCACACTCAAATATTTATCCGCCAAAGTAAACTGCTCTTTTGCATAGCGACGATAAACCGTTGCCGTCAGAATAAAGTCAGGATGGGTAATTTGCTCAGCTTGCTGATCATAAGACTTCCCCCGCTCATAAGCGATTAAGCCTCGGTAATAACTAGCCTGCACATCACCTTCGGCAGCCAACTGATCTAACTTTTGCAATATTTTTAAAGCATCTTTACTGTATCGCAAAACTGCGTCTTCAGGCTCGATACATTTAGGATCGCGTACGCACGCAATAGCCACAATGCTTTTATCGTAGGCTTTTTTATAGCGCTTATAAAGCTTCTTTGCTTCCGTGCTAGATGCATCAGAATCCGATGAGGTGGCCGCTGAAACAACATGAGGATCTGTATTGCTAGCTAATGCAAGCTTTATGGTAAAGCCCAAAACTAAGGCTAGTATCAGACTGCATGTACGAGGATAAGTAAACAAGGTTCTACCTCGCTGACTTATCCGAAGGTGGGCTCACCTTAGGAGGGATTTCCATCACAGGCGACTTCGGTGCATTATCTTTATTTAAAAATTGTGCCGGAGCACGCAGACTAATCGGAATGTCTTGCTCTCCACGCGGAATGGAATCAGGCACTTTTTCCACGGGACGCGTTATTGGTTTTTCTTCTTGCTTAGGCTTTTTGTTTAACAATGTAATCGATATACGACGATTCAGCGGGTCATTTAAATCTTCAGGATTCAAGGGAACAGTATTAGCAAAACCAATCACCTGCACAACTAAAGCAGGATCTAGTCCACCAGCAATGAGCTCACGACGTGCTACGTTTGCTCGCTCAGTAGAGAGTTCCCAATTGGTATAGCCAGCCTGACCGTTGCTAAACTGAGCGCCATCTGAATGCCCCTCAATACGAATAGGGCCTGGCGCCATTTGAATAGATTTACCAATGATACGGAGCAATCTCCGAGCAGAGACGCTAGGAACAGTACCACCACTACTAAAAAGTGGTTTACCCTTCTCATCGACCACCTGTATACGCAACCCTTCGGCAGTGATATCCATAAAGACTTGGCCTTTAGCATTTTTCAGCTCAGCATCGGCCTCGACTTTTTTCTGAATATCCTCTTTAACTTGCTCGTTTTTGGTTTTATCCTTACGCGCGTTCTCTACATCAGTCACAGAGGAGTCGCTGATACGACGCTGCTCAGTATCAGCATCGGCGCGCGATTCTTCACCAACTGTTTTAGAGATATTGTCTCCACCGCCTTTGATAATGCGGGTAGCGTCTCCTGAGCCCTGGCCGCCAGACAAGGAAACACGCAAAGGATTTTGAAAGTAGGAAGAAATGCCAGCTAAGTCACCAGCAGTGGTTGAGCCAAGGACCCACATCAACAAAAAGAAGGCCATCATCGCCGTTACAAAGTCGGCGTAAGCAATCTTCCATGCACCGCCGTGATGTCCGTGACCGCCCTTCTTAACGCGCTTTATAACAATAATTGGCGCGTCGTTCTTAGCCATACTGCTTATTTCCCTTTAACAGCTTTAGTACCCTCATCAAGTTCAGCAAAAGTAGGACGTTGGTAGCTAAAGAGAACTTTGCGTCCAAACTCTACTGCTGCCGCAGGAGGAAAATTATTTAAGCTTGCAATCAAGATTGCTTTAACTGCCATATAACCGCGCGTATCAGCTTCAGCATTTTGCTCGAGCACTTTTGCAACTGGCGAAACAATCGCATATGCAAGCAAAATACCCAAGAAGGTTCCCACCAAAGCTGCGCCAATGAGCTTACCAAGTTCTGCTGGCGGTAAACCAATGGATCCCATTGTGTGTACCACACCCATAACTGCCGCCACAATACCGAACGCTGGTAAGCCATCGCCCACGTTAGTTACAGAAGCAACCGGGATATGTGTCTCTTGGTGATGAACGTCAAGCTCTTGCTCCATCAAACTTTCAATTTGAATTACATCTAAAGAGCCACCTAACATCATACGTAAATAATCGGTGATGAAATCGACTAAGTGATGGTCTTTCATAATCAAGGGATATTTTTCAAACAAAGGGCTTGCCTCTGGTTCTTCAATATCGCCTTCTAGTGACATCAAACCATCACGCTTAATCTTTTGCAAAATCTCAAACATTAAGCACAGCAAATCTAAATGCATCTGCTTAACGTTACTCTTAGATTTAAATGCACCACCCAAAGCCGACAAAGTCTTCTTCAAGTTAATCATGCTGTTAGAAGCAATCATCGTTCCGACAGCTGCACCAACAATGGTTAACACCTCGGTTGGTTGCCATAAAACCATAATATGGCCGCCATGCAAAGCATAACCCCCAAGGGCACAAGCTAGCGCAATAATCCACCCTAAAGGTATATTCATACTTCGGTTTACTCAGGTTTTATAGTTTTGAAAATAAGTTACTTTGCTGCAGTCTAGCAAACATTGCCTGGGCTGCATTCAGTAAAGTCTGAGCTCTAGTATAAGACGCTGTGGCCGCAGCCATGTCGGTATCTAATAATGCGGACTGGGAAGCAGCCATCTGGGTGCCAAAAGCGCCCATTGCGGACTTGGAATTGTCGACCTGAGAAGCCACGCCACCGCTACGCTGCTCTGCCATTGTTAATTGGTCAAAAGAGGTATTTAGGCCGTCCGAGACTGCTACAGCGGTCCTGGATGGGTTTGTTCCGGAGGCCATTTCACCCAAATAGGTGACAAAACGGTCAATATTGACGTACATGGCTGAATTTTCTGGTACAGCCAAGGTGCCACCAGAGCCAAAAGCATCGTTAAATTGAACTCCAGATTTGACTGTCACATTAGGCTCTATTTGGACATTATTGACTGTGTCGTTAAAAATAGGATTGCCAGTGGCGTCTTTGGCGGTCATTTGATTCTTAATGGTATCTCGAATTTGTGAAGCTTGTACCTGCAATGCTGCGAAATTAGACTTATTCAAGGCGCCACTTTGTGACTGCACAAATAGCTGCTTTAAGCTATTCATCTCATTCACCATGCTATCCATTTGCGTCTGGGCATTGGCATGACTACTGGAAACGAAATTCTGGTTTGCCTTAAACATATCCAGGCGAGAAATATCAAAATCTAAGCGCACACCTCTAGAAACAGCATAAGCGTTATCTGATGCCTTGCTGTATTGCTTACCAGTGGTAATTTTTTGGTTCCAACTCATGGCATCAGCTAAGGCATTATCCATTCCTTGGACACCTGCATCTACAACCTGGTTTGAACTAAATCGTACGCTCATGTTCTACTCCTTAGTTCATGATAGATAAAAGGGTGGTAAACATTTGATTACCCGCTTGCAATACTTTAGTTGAAGCCGTGTATAACTGTTGGTACTTTAATAAATTTGCCGCTTCTTCATCTAGATTAACGCCCGACACCGAGTCTCTTTGTGATTTCAGATTTGAAAGCACAGCAGTATCGGCTTTCTGATTATTCTTCCAGGTGGCCACTTGAACGCCAACTTCATTGACCATATTAGAAACTGAACTACCAAAGATGGCGCTCATTCTCTGCAATGCATTGGCTTTATCAGAAGAAATTAAGGGGGTGGCTCCATTAAAGTAGCTAGCAAAGTTACTAGGCGCCAACGAGACAAAGTTTGCTGCGTTTAATCCGTAATTAACCAATGGAGTAGAGATTCCGGTAAAGCGAATCACCTTGCCATTTAAGGCAGTTGCAATAG is a window from the Polynucleobacter sp. MWH-Aus1W21 genome containing:
- a CDS encoding polymer-forming cytoskeletal protein; the protein is MSIFSKNSNSSSTENEEPIAQEIEAQVVETTAEEDFAPAVEQTMRSDFANRSSVLSNKPSIISEGFIFEGTITSDGVLNISGTVRGKITAKSVLIDSSGQVDGELNSDQLVIKGQVHGDVNCDDLNVGPLARVDGNISYKYIHIQRGGKVSGKFIKN
- a CDS encoding polymer-forming cytoskeletal protein; the encoded protein is MAEVNQLGCLFVGEGVVLKGNFEVPDIASISGTVEGELTAKQVLIEATGTVRGKLTGESIDIRGEVNEYISSTRSLIIRSTGKVTGSINYSEIEIEKGGHLHGDLHNLNPHS
- a CDS encoding surface-adhesin E family protein, with the protein product MSISYKNIALAALTAFLLNPFISAHAKWAFLSNDNLGNVYYYEDSKTVIDTAAQEVSTWLLISYTETLTAPNGQPTQSVIQDISYSCRTGYESYKQFYIGYYSGQEGSGVSVDQADTSNSDWERVIPDTMSYVIYKFFCKPPKTPN
- a CDS encoding M23 family metallopeptidase, which produces MQLFWVSGSTGAIQQINITKERLVRVGMIVIASFLALGILIFSTGIHIALEVNPEFAREVSGVVTVKERMALDARYTKEFNKIQGELAKAAMQFNEIKSIKDRYLAISTPYTAKTKFTDSSNLGGPLKPVNFKLEPTKSLAENFEDAVNKSTEMAEIFNKSAPEWEKQYQWLRTLPIGPPIDARLGMTSNFGVRVDPFTKQLAQHSGVDFVTPAGTQIVASGDGTVIKAGLDPAYGNFVEIAHGDGFISKYAHNSKLLVKIGQVITRGQPIALSGSTGRSTGPHLHYEIHQNSNYLNPAKILVYAPPSAYW
- a CDS encoding flagellar biosynthesis protein FlhB encodes the protein MAESGDNAQERELEPSERRILRAREQGQLPQSRDIATFALLTVLAIFLIAAGPMLLKQLVMMTVSSFEFSKPIQLLDHIQEWLNGPLLVVLGLLGLIFLPIWLVAVLAPLSLVNFRAYFAPKFDLGRLDFMSGIGRMVSLNALAELVKNILKTALVLGIGLAYLSGLFVYIRSIVSQDFDAALLHTSYFILNGFLLLMIPLMLIAIGDGWLQWFNFRKQIRMSPEEMKQEMKESEGSPEIKQRLRQRQRQIASSRMMSAIERADVVLVNPEHYAVALRYDIEKMAAPIVLAKGVDQVALRIKEVAREHDVPVAEIPPLARYLYSQLEIGEMIPMSLFEAIAKILAWAYEVKEAGGVESQVPEVNFVREQIKPGKAML
- a CDS encoding tetratricopeptide repeat protein — its product is MRLLNWHLALRVPLFVGLLVCIIACSEYRQARSAYEAGDYVKAFQIFKALSEAGDNQAQYDLSLMYLQGIGTSKNIEQGWVWMNRAAEKGNIQAMLELGVRYQKSPNLENSEAMAFQWFEKAAMAGSAAGQYNLAHLYEEGNQTPVDLVKAYVWMSLSNKSGNPIAQSEAKTIKAKLSPEELAKANEQLEALKKQLP
- the motB gene encoding flagellar motor protein MotB; its protein translation is MAKNDAPIIVIKRVKKGGHGHHGGAWKIAYADFVTAMMAFFLLMWVLGSTTAGDLAGISSYFQNPLRVSLSGGQGSGDATRIIKGGGDNISKTVGEESRADADTEQRRISDSSVTDVENARKDKTKNEQVKEDIQKKVEADAELKNAKGQVFMDITAEGLRIQVVDEKGKPLFSSGGTVPSVSARRLLRIIGKSIQMAPGPIRIEGHSDGAQFSNGQAGYTNWELSTERANVARRELIAGGLDPALVVQVIGFANTVPLNPEDLNDPLNRRISITLLNKKPKQEEKPITRPVEKVPDSIPRGEQDIPISLRAPAQFLNKDNAPKSPVMEIPPKVSPPSDKSAR
- the motA gene encoding flagellar motor stator protein MotA; its protein translation is MNIPLGWIIALACALGGYALHGGHIMVLWQPTEVLTIVGAAVGTMIASNSMINLKKTLSALGGAFKSKSNVKQMHLDLLCLMFEILQKIKRDGLMSLEGDIEEPEASPLFEKYPLIMKDHHLVDFITDYLRMMLGGSLDVIQIESLMEQELDVHHQETHIPVASVTNVGDGLPAFGIVAAVMGVVHTMGSIGLPPAELGKLIGAALVGTFLGILLAYAIVSPVAKVLEQNAEADTRGYMAVKAILIASLNNFPPAAAVEFGRKVLFSYQRPTFAELDEGTKAVKGK
- a CDS encoding flagellin — encoded protein: MSVRFSSNQVVDAGVQGMDNALADAMSWNQKITTGKQYSKASDNAYAVSRGVRLDFDISRLDMFKANQNFVSSSHANAQTQMDSMVNEMNSLKQLFVQSQSGALNKSNFAALQVQASQIRDTIKNQMTAKDATGNPIFNDTVNNVQIEPNVTVKSGVQFNDAFGSGGTLAVPENSAMYVNIDRFVTYLGEMASGTNPSRTAVAVSDGLNTSFDQLTMAEQRSGGVASQVDNSKSAMGAFGTQMAASQSALLDTDMAAATASYTRAQTLLNAAQAMFARLQQSNLFSKL